From a region of the Janthinobacterium sp. 61 genome:
- a CDS encoding HD domain-containing phosphohydrolase, which translates to MSILIVDDNDTNLSLLSTLARKASSIEPVCMNDPIDALTWCESHVPDLVLLDYRMPSLSGNEFLSIFRKMQGMADIPIIMVTTENDRAVRKQAFSLGVTEFLTKPVDTIEFSLRVRNLLALRTAQTMLADRAKLLEHEVSEAIANVTAREMELVTRLARAAEFRDPETGAHIMRMARYSALIARDLGMDAQWQELLLKAAPMHDVGKLATPDHILLKPGRLNREEMAIMRQHAEIGGQILAGSDAPLIQLAEEIARGHHEKYDGSGYPDGLAGEQIPLSARIVAVADVFDALSSERPYKPAWPVEQAYLFLQQNTGSHFCPRCIDAFLGAWDEVLDIRSSLPDPVQHHAHPL; encoded by the coding sequence ATGAGCATCCTGATCGTCGATGACAACGACACCAACCTGAGCCTGCTATCGACCCTGGCGCGCAAGGCCAGCAGCATCGAGCCCGTCTGCATGAACGACCCCATCGATGCGCTGACCTGGTGCGAGTCGCATGTGCCGGACCTGGTCTTGCTCGACTACCGGATGCCCAGTCTGTCGGGCAATGAATTTCTCAGCATTTTCCGCAAGATGCAAGGCATGGCCGACATCCCCATCATCATGGTCACCACCGAGAACGACCGCGCCGTGCGCAAACAGGCATTTTCGCTCGGTGTCACGGAGTTTCTCACCAAGCCCGTCGACACCATCGAGTTCAGCCTGCGTGTGCGCAATCTGCTGGCCCTGCGCACGGCGCAAACCATGCTGGCCGACCGCGCCAAGCTGCTCGAGCATGAAGTGAGCGAGGCCATCGCCAACGTCACGGCGCGCGAGATGGAACTGGTCACGCGCCTGGCGCGGGCGGCCGAATTCCGCGACCCTGAAACGGGCGCTCACATCATGCGCATGGCCCGCTACTCGGCGCTGATCGCCAGGGACCTGGGCATGGATGCGCAATGGCAGGAACTGCTGCTCAAGGCAGCGCCCATGCACGACGTGGGCAAGCTGGCCACGCCCGACCATATCCTGCTCAAGCCGGGGCGACTGAACCGCGAGGAAATGGCCATCATGCGCCAGCACGCGGAAATCGGCGGCCAGATCCTCGCCGGCAGCGATGCCCCGCTGATCCAGCTGGCCGAGGAAATCGCCCGCGGCCACCACGAAAAATACGACGGCAGCGGCTATCCGGACGGCCTGGCGGGCGAACAGATACCACTGTCGGCGCGCATCGTCGCCGTGGCTGACGTCTTCGACGCGCTCAGTTCGGAACGCCCGTACAAGCCGGCCTGGCCGGTGGAGCAGGCGTACCTGTTCCTCCAACAGAATACGGGCAGTCATTTCTGCCCGCGCTGCATCGACGCCTTCCTGGGCGCCTGGGACGAGGTGCTCGATATCCGCAGCAGCCTGCCCGACCCCGTCCAGCATCACGCCCACCCACTGTAA
- a CDS encoding chemotaxis protein CheW, which produces METTTTHSAAASQLAQAGARELLVFGLGNEEYAIDIGLVQEIRGYGAVTRIANAPAFLKGFIHLRGSIVPLIDLRIALGQAAPAYDASTVVIILIFAHGATGIVVDRVADVVPLMPAQLKPPPQLHGSAMAGHVTAIGSLDERLLIVLDMDSLLSGLGMPATGKLAA; this is translated from the coding sequence ATGGAAACCACCACGACACATTCAGCAGCAGCAAGCCAGCTGGCACAAGCGGGCGCCCGGGAATTGCTGGTCTTTGGCCTTGGCAATGAGGAATACGCCATCGACATCGGCCTGGTGCAGGAAATCCGCGGCTACGGCGCCGTGACCCGTATCGCCAATGCGCCCGCCTTCCTCAAGGGCTTCATCCACCTGCGCGGCAGCATCGTGCCGCTGATCGACCTGCGCATTGCACTGGGCCAGGCCGCGCCCGCATACGACGCCTCGACCGTGGTGATCATCCTCATCTTCGCGCATGGCGCCACCGGCATCGTGGTCGACCGCGTGGCCGATGTGGTGCCGTTGATGCCGGCACAGCTCAAGCCCCCGCCGCAGTTGCACGGCTCGGCGATGGCCGGCCATGTAACGGCCATCGGCAGCCTGGATGAACGGCTGCTGATCGTGCTCGACATGGACAGCCTGCTGTCAGGCTTGGGCATGCCCGCCACGGGCAAACTGGCTGCCTGA
- a CDS encoding DUF445 domain-containing protein, producing MQRSPDLIKQLDQSTDQLKRARLRSMQWLAVGLLLLAALVFAVARSQRGSHPAWGYVEAFAEASMVGAIADWFAVVALFRHPLGIPLWHTAIIPNSKADIGRSLGAFVENHFITEQGIAERIVQADPAARLGTWLAQPAHAQQLGMASAGVARQLLAMADHEALGRLLRVQASNYLGQLNVSEVAADCIDALIADGKPQELLDFMLDRSAAYLDDERHHAAIGDFVLGAFQIENTLVKKAVKAYEPRMIASLQKFALAVRVDPQHPLRQRIAGWIADSALHLKADPQWQETVRRYQLQLIASDTVQAMLGDVWNNLSTRLLADLHAAQPVLAQAIASLARNTGQVLAADTAARQWLNDAIVTGSGALVRRYRGEVGAFIASRLDLWSKEEMSERIELAIGRDLQFIRINGTIVGGLAGLLIYAASQAL from the coding sequence ATGCAACGTTCCCCCGACCTCATCAAACAACTGGACCAGAGCACGGACCAGCTCAAGCGCGCGCGCCTGCGCAGCATGCAGTGGCTGGCCGTCGGCTTGCTGCTGCTCGCAGCGCTGGTCTTCGCCGTGGCCCGTTCGCAGCGCGGCAGCCATCCCGCCTGGGGCTATGTGGAGGCATTCGCCGAAGCGTCTATGGTGGGTGCGATTGCCGACTGGTTCGCCGTGGTGGCCCTGTTCCGCCACCCGCTGGGCATCCCGCTGTGGCATACGGCCATCATCCCGAACAGCAAGGCGGACATCGGCCGCAGCCTGGGTGCCTTCGTGGAAAACCATTTCATTACCGAACAAGGCATCGCCGAACGCATCGTGCAGGCCGATCCTGCCGCACGCCTGGGCACCTGGCTGGCCCAGCCTGCCCATGCGCAGCAGCTGGGCATGGCCAGCGCCGGCGTCGCCAGGCAACTGCTGGCAATGGCCGACCACGAAGCACTGGGCCGGCTGCTGCGTGTACAGGCCAGCAACTACCTGGGCCAACTGAATGTATCGGAGGTGGCGGCGGACTGTATCGACGCGCTGATCGCTGACGGCAAGCCGCAGGAACTGCTGGACTTCATGCTCGACCGCAGCGCCGCCTACCTGGACGACGAGCGCCACCACGCCGCCATCGGCGACTTCGTGCTGGGCGCCTTCCAGATCGAAAACACGCTGGTGAAAAAAGCCGTGAAAGCGTATGAGCCGCGCATGATCGCCTCGCTGCAAAAATTTGCCCTCGCCGTGCGCGTCGATCCGCAGCACCCGCTGCGCCAGCGCATCGCCGGCTGGATCGCCGACAGCGCCTTGCACCTGAAGGCCGACCCGCAGTGGCAAGAGACCGTGCGCCGCTACCAGCTGCAGCTGATCGCCAGCGATACGGTGCAAGCGATGCTGGGCGACGTCTGGAACAACCTCAGTACGCGCTTGCTGGCCGACCTGCACGCGGCCCAGCCTGTGCTGGCGCAAGCCATCGCCAGCCTGGCGCGCAACACGGGCCAGGTGCTGGCCGCGGATACGGCTGCGCGGCAATGGCTGAACGACGCCATCGTCACCGGCAGCGGTGCGCTGGTGCGCCGCTACCGTGGCGAAGTGGGCGCCTTCATCGCCAGCCGGCTGGACCTGTGGAGCAAGGAAGAAATGAGCGAGCGCATCGAGCTGGCCATCGGGCGTGACCTGCAATTCATCCGCATCAACGGCACCATCGTGGGCGGCCTGGCCGGCTTGCTGATCTACGCCGCCAGCCAGGCGCTGTAA
- a CDS encoding FIST signal transduction protein, translated as MRVQQLILKNRDDIDTALAPLAAMQPQLVLVFGACTYFSTPELTTALRRQLPGAVIAGCSTAGEIAGKRVYDDSCVITAIAFAHTAVAIADAIICDMADSHDAGERLAQALPQENLTAVFMLGTGVAINGSALIAGLQANLPPGVTISGGLAADGGAFLQTWTLGPRGTADNTIVAIGLYGEHIRLGYGSHAGWEAFGPARKVTRCVDNVLYGLDGARALDIYKLYLGDYARDLPGSGLLFPFEMLTAAHEKSNVFRTILAVDEEQGSLTLAGDILADGYLKLMHSSTNRLIDGAETAARSVQHHADTVGDQLALLVSCVGRKLVMGDSVEEEVEAVADVLGSGATCIAGFYSNGEIGITQPHGACQLHNQTMTVTVLSEA; from the coding sequence ATGCGCGTGCAACAACTGATCCTGAAAAACCGTGACGACATCGATACCGCACTGGCGCCCCTGGCCGCCATGCAACCGCAGCTGGTGCTGGTCTTTGGCGCCTGCACTTATTTCTCCACCCCGGAACTGACGACGGCGCTGCGCCGCCAACTGCCCGGCGCCGTTATCGCCGGCTGCTCCACGGCCGGCGAGATCGCCGGCAAGCGCGTCTATGACGACAGCTGCGTCATCACCGCCATCGCCTTCGCGCACACGGCGGTGGCCATCGCCGACGCCATTATCTGCGACATGGCGGACTCGCACGATGCGGGCGAGCGCCTGGCGCAGGCGCTGCCGCAGGAAAACCTGACGGCGGTCTTCATGCTGGGCACGGGCGTGGCCATTAACGGCAGTGCCCTCATCGCTGGCCTGCAGGCGAATCTGCCCCCGGGCGTCACCATATCCGGCGGGCTGGCCGCCGACGGCGGCGCCTTCCTCCAGACCTGGACCCTGGGTCCGCGCGGTACGGCCGACAATACCATCGTCGCCATCGGCCTGTACGGCGAGCATATCCGCCTCGGCTACGGCAGCCATGCGGGCTGGGAAGCGTTCGGTCCGGCGCGCAAGGTGACGCGCTGCGTCGACAACGTGCTGTATGGGCTGGATGGCGCGCGGGCGCTGGACATCTACAAACTGTACCTGGGCGACTATGCGCGCGACCTGCCGGGCTCGGGCCTGCTGTTTCCGTTTGAAATGCTCACGGCGGCGCATGAAAAAAGCAATGTATTTCGCACCATCCTCGCCGTCGATGAAGAACAGGGTTCGCTGACACTGGCTGGTGACATCCTCGCCGACGGCTACCTGAAATTAATGCATTCCAGCACCAACCGGCTGATAGACGGGGCCGAAACGGCCGCGCGCAGCGTCCAGCACCACGCCGATACGGTGGGCGACCAGCTGGCCCTGCTGGTCAGCTGCGTGGGGCGCAAGCTGGTCATGGGCGACAGTGTCGAGGAAGAGGTCGAAGCGGTGGCCGACGTACTGGGCAGCGGTGCCACCTGTATCGCCGGTTTCTACTCGAACGGCGAAATCGGCATCACGCAGCCGCATGGCGCGTGCCAGCTGCATAACCAGACGATGACCGTGACCGTGCTGAGCGAAGCATGA
- a CDS encoding GGDEF domain-containing protein, translating into MNQILALRLLDVADDAAIIIDAASRIHYANDAMYALSGYDAGSLPGQQIETLLPNAVRVQHGEQVGAYLAGSCKNPKVLGNKRRFAIRHRDGTMLPIMLKAMDLGKLDNENYMGAFFIDQRHERAIELQNAARWQQLQRIALSDPLTHLPNRRAFEIDAVRSSTRARRAGSPMTIGIADIDFFKLVNDRHGHAAGDAVLQAISAVLQSQARASDVVARMGGEEFGLLFLHTDMVMARQVAERIRLAVAATCVDFEHTPITVTISIGLAPLPADGDWKAGFMQADAALYQAKSNGRNRIEQV; encoded by the coding sequence ATGAACCAAATCCTGGCCTTGCGCCTGCTCGACGTCGCCGACGACGCAGCCATCATCATCGATGCCGCTTCACGCATCCACTATGCCAATGATGCCATGTATGCGCTGAGCGGCTATGACGCAGGCAGCCTGCCGGGCCAGCAGATCGAAACGCTGCTGCCCAACGCCGTGCGCGTACAGCATGGCGAGCAGGTCGGCGCCTATCTGGCCGGCAGCTGCAAGAACCCCAAGGTGCTGGGCAACAAGCGCCGTTTCGCCATTCGCCATCGCGATGGCACGATGCTGCCCATCATGCTCAAGGCCATGGACCTGGGCAAGCTGGATAATGAAAACTACATGGGCGCTTTCTTCATCGACCAGCGCCACGAACGCGCCATCGAACTGCAGAACGCGGCTCGCTGGCAGCAGTTGCAGCGCATCGCCCTGAGCGATCCCCTGACTCACCTGCCCAATCGCCGCGCCTTCGAGATAGACGCCGTGCGTTCGTCCACGCGGGCCAGGCGCGCGGGTAGTCCGATGACCATCGGCATCGCCGACATCGATTTCTTCAAGCTCGTCAACGACCGGCATGGCCACGCCGCCGGCGACGCCGTGCTGCAAGCCATCTCGGCCGTGCTCCAGAGCCAGGCGCGGGCATCCGATGTCGTCGCCCGCATGGGCGGCGAGGAATTTGGCCTGCTGTTTCTCCATACAGACATGGTCATGGCGCGCCAGGTGGCCGAACGCATCCGTCTTGCCGTGGCCGCAACGTGCGTCGACTTCGAGCACACGCCCATCACGGTGACGATCAGCATCGGCCTGGCGCCGCTGCCGGCAGACGGTGACTGGAAAGCCGGCTTCATGCAAGCCGACGCCGCCCTGTACCAGGCCAAGAGCAATGGCCGCAACCGCATCGAGCAGGTTTGA